The following proteins are co-located in the Desulfobacterales bacterium genome:
- a CDS encoding type II toxin-antitoxin system VapC family toxin: MIGLDTNVLVRYLTQDHAEQSPQANDLIESCCTMENPAMIATVVLCELVWVLRGAYKYEKHWVIKVLEQILSTKEFAIEDPHSAGSALAAYRRGPADFSDYIIIYKNRSAGCETTYTFDHKLARHNRARILDLTEK, translated from the coding sequence ATGATCGGCCTGGATACCAATGTGCTGGTGCGCTATTTGACCCAGGATCATGCGGAGCAGTCCCCGCAGGCCAACGATCTGATCGAGTCGTGTTGTACAATGGAAAATCCGGCAATGATTGCAACAGTTGTTCTCTGCGAGCTGGTCTGGGTTTTGCGCGGAGCCTACAAATATGAAAAACACTGGGTGATCAAGGTTCTTGAGCAGATTCTTTCCACAAAAGAGTTTGCCATCGAAGACCCGCATTCCGCCGGATCTGCACTTGCCGCCTACCGGAGAGGACCAGCCGATTTTTCAGACTATATCATCATTTACAAAAATCGTTCAGCCGGATGCGAGACGACCTACACCTTTGACCATAAACTCGCCAGACACAATCGGGCACGCATCCTGGATTTGACTGAAAAATAG
- a CDS encoding addiction module protein: MHREQMSVEDKLQAIEEIWADLAGTPEDIPSPSWHADVLRAREKHISEGKSHFLDITEAKKAVIEKLK, from the coding sequence ATGCATCGGGAACAAATGAGTGTTGAGGACAAGCTACAGGCGATCGAAGAAATTTGGGCCGACCTTGCCGGCACACCAGAGGATATCCCCTCCCCATCCTGGCACGCAGATGTATTACGCGCTCGGGAAAAACACATCTCCGAAGGGAAATCACACTTTTTGGATATAACCGAAGCCAAGAAAGCGGTGATAGAAAAACTCAAATGA
- a CDS encoding AbrB/MazE/SpoVT family DNA-binding domain-containing protein, with amino-acid sequence MMHATLTSKGQITLPKDLREKLGLTAGDRVEFIVEDDHGVRLVARYTPVSQLKGMLPRPQRTVSLEDMDRAIRKESQKK; translated from the coding sequence ATGATGCACGCAACACTGACAAGCAAGGGCCAGATTACCCTGCCGAAAGACTTAAGAGAAAAATTGGGGCTTACGGCCGGAGACCGGGTGGAGTTTATAGTCGAAGATGATCATGGCGTAAGGCTGGTAGCAAGGTATACTCCGGTCAGCCAGCTCAAGGGCATGCTGCCCAGGCCTCAAAGGACAGTATCGCTTGAGGATATGGACCGGGCCATTCGTAAAGAGAGCCAAAAAAAATGA